One Danio rerio strain Tuebingen ecotype United States chromosome 9, GRCz12tu, whole genome shotgun sequence genomic region harbors:
- the LOC141376177 gene encoding uncharacterized protein has product MASSSLPAHKMAASSPPAYKMAAPPAHKMADSSPPAHKMADSSPPELAEWPPPPELPEWPPPPGLPEWPPPPGLPEWPPPPGLPEWPPPPELPERPPPPELPERPPPPELPERPPPPELPERPPPPELPERPPPPELPERPPPPELPERPPPPELPERPPPPELPERPPPPELPERPPPPELPERPPPPELPERPPPPELPERPPPPELPERPPPPELPERPPPPELPERPPPPKLPQWSQPHDPGPPQFHAPGPPQLHAPDPPQLHAPGPPQLHAPGPPQLHAPGPPQLHAPGPPQLHAPGTPPLHGPGPPSLPQFRLRSTSRLNSIRSVWKPLLRGGALSCLPVNKPPDVAGKPSVMKLQICQLMDYIFIHALLPITHAWSLIFLITSPAETCYRD; this is encoded by the coding sequence ATGGCTTCCTCCAGTctgccagctcacaagatggccgcctccagtcctccagcttacaagatggctgctcctccagctcacaagatggccgactccagtcctccagctcacaagatggccgactccagtcctcctgagctcgctgaatggccgccgcctcctgagcttcctgaatggccgccgcctcctgggcttcctgaatggccgccgcctcctgggcttcctgaatggccgccgcctcctgggcttcctgaatggccgccgcctcctgagcttcctgaacggccgccgcctcctgagcttcctgaacggccgccgcctcctgagcttcctgaacggccgccgcctcctgagcttcctgaacggccgccgcctcctgagcttcctgaacggccgccgcctcctgagcttcctgaacggccgccgcctcctgagcttcctgaacggccgccgcctcctgagcttcctgaacggccgccgcctcctgagcttcctgaacggccgccgcctcctgagcttcctgaacggccgccgcctcctgagcttcctgaacggccgccgcctcctgagcttcctgaacggccgccgcctcctgagcttcctgaacggccgccgcctcctgaactccctgaacgtccgccgccgcctgaactccctgaacggccgccgccgcctgaactccctgaacggccgccgcctcctaagcttcctcaatggtcgcagcctcatgatccaggccctccgcagttccacgctccaggccctccgcagctccacgctccagaccctccgcagctccacgctccaggccctccgcagctccacgctccaggccctccgcagctccacgctccaggccctccgcagctccacgctccaggccctccgcagctccacgctccaggtacgcccccgctgcatggtcctggccctccatccctcccccagttccgcctccgctccacctcccgcctgaacagtattaggagtgtctggaagccactccttagagggggggctctgtcatgtttaccagtgaacaaaccaccagatgtcgctggtaaaccctcagtcatgaaactacaaatctgccagttaatggactacattttcatacatgcacttctcccaatcacgcacgcctggtcactcatcttcctgattacatcaccagctgaaacctgttacagagactga